A window from Lachnoanaerobaculum umeaense encodes these proteins:
- a CDS encoding recombinase family protein produces the protein MMEYATKITALYSRLSVGDEDRDGGESNSIVNQKAFLERYARQHKLMNIRHYIDDDESGRFFDRSAYTQMINDVESDKIGIVIMKDMTRWGRDYLQVGNAMEIFRRNNVRFIAINNGIDSQDQNTLEFAPFINIMSEWYARDISKKVTTGIKTKGANGKPVATEAPYGYIKDPNNKDFWIVDKEAAEVVKLIFRLFMDGKNRNQIAVYLKEKEILTPTFYMKQQDRGTAKNRKLNEENRYNWNKATLTRILKRQEYCGDVVNFKTEKHYKDKRNHYVDKDKWQIIPDVHEPIIDRSTYENVQRILKNAPVKRPNGDGEIHPLSGLMYCKDCGTKMHIRTIHKNNKVQHVTYCSEYAKGKAKHPKCHSPHRIDVDDVMENLTEVLRKIAKYSLANKGEFEVLVKSSLAKEQTEEVVKQKKRIPQITDRMEQIERVMNKLYEDNALGNIERERYELLSRKYAEEYYSLKAEQEKIEEHLSEFENANQRAKNFIKLAESYSDFEELTSTAINEFISKIVVHERDVKRAKYAVQRIEVYFNYIGKFENELTKDIEPTEQEMIQMREEIEEAKKEKSRAYHRAYSKDYRAKNIEKFREYERIKAREYRARKKLQATT, from the coding sequence ATGATGGAATATGCAACCAAAATCACTGCGCTATACTCCCGCCTTTCAGTTGGTGATGAGGACAGGGACGGTGGCGAAAGCAACAGTATCGTAAATCAAAAGGCATTTTTAGAGCGATATGCAAGACAGCACAAGCTGATGAATATTCGCCACTATATCGACGATGATGAAAGCGGTAGGTTCTTTGATAGAAGTGCCTATACACAGATGATAAACGATGTAGAAAGCGATAAAATCGGCATTGTCATTATGAAAGATATGACAAGATGGGGACGAGATTATCTTCAAGTAGGAAACGCTATGGAGATATTCAGACGAAACAATGTACGCTTTATTGCTATCAATAACGGTATCGACAGCCAAGACCAAAACACATTGGAATTTGCCCCCTTTATCAATATTATGTCCGAGTGGTATGCAAGGGACATCAGCAAGAAAGTAACAACAGGCATTAAGACCAAAGGAGCAAATGGAAAGCCCGTTGCAACAGAAGCCCCCTATGGCTATATAAAAGACCCTAACAACAAAGATTTTTGGATAGTCGATAAAGAAGCTGCCGAAGTCGTAAAACTCATTTTTAGACTGTTTATGGATGGGAAAAACAGAAATCAGATAGCCGTTTACTTGAAAGAGAAAGAAATACTAACCCCGACCTTTTATATGAAACAGCAAGACAGAGGAACGGCGAAAAACAGAAAGCTGAATGAAGAAAACCGCTATAACTGGAACAAAGCAACCTTAACACGCATACTGAAAAGACAGGAGTATTGTGGCGATGTAGTCAACTTCAAAACTGAAAAGCATTATAAAGATAAGCGAAACCATTATGTAGATAAAGACAAGTGGCAAATAATCCCTGATGTACACGAACCAATCATAGATAGAAGTACCTATGAAAATGTACAACGGATATTAAAAAATGCACCGGTAAAAAGACCAAACGGAGATGGAGAAATCCACCCATTATCGGGACTGATGTACTGTAAAGATTGCGGTACAAAAATGCACATACGCACCATACACAAGAACAATAAGGTACAGCATGTAACCTATTGCAGTGAATATGCCAAAGGAAAAGCTAAGCACCCTAAATGCCATTCTCCACATCGCATTGATGTCGATGATGTGATGGAAAATCTAACAGAGGTTTTGCGAAAGATAGCAAAGTATTCATTAGCAAATAAAGGAGAATTTGAGGTATTGGTAAAAAGCAGTCTTGCAAAAGAACAGACCGAAGAAGTAGTGAAACAGAAAAAGCGTATCCCGCAAATTACAGACCGAATGGAACAGATAGAAAGAGTTATGAATAAGCTGTATGAGGACAATGCACTGGGCAATATCGAAAGGGAACGCTATGAATTACTATCAAGGAAGTATGCAGAAGAATATTACAGCTTAAAAGCAGAACAAGAGAAAATAGAGGAACACTTATCTGAATTTGAAAATGCCAACCAAAGAGCAAAGAACTTTATCAAACTTGCAGAAAGCTATTCAGACTTTGAAGAACTTACCTCTACCGCCATCAATGAATTTATCAGTAAAATTGTAGTGCATGAGCGAGATGTTAAAAGAGCAAAATATGCGGTTCAGCGAATAGAAGTGTATTTCAACTATATCGGAAAATTTGAAAATGAACTCACAAAAGATATAGAGCCGACAGAACAGGAAATGATACAGATGAGAGAAGAAATAGAAGAAGCCAAGAAAGAAAAATCAAGAGCATATCATAGGGCATATTCCAAAGATTATAGAGCTAAAAATATTGAAAAATTCAGAGAGTATGAACGGATAAAAGCACGAGAATACAGGGCAAGAAAGAAGCTACAAGCGACAACCTAA
- a CDS encoding transposon-encoded TnpW family protein, with protein MTEKQEAQNDKIQTVKEQTIPQKPNNIMIKKIRGKTFVTEIYFDPNSKDTFQDKLLKVVKSERKE; from the coding sequence ATGACAGAAAAACAAGAAGCACAGAACGATAAAATACAGACAGTAAAAGAACAGACCATACCCCAGAAGCCGAACAATATCATGATAAAAAAGATTAGAGGAAAAACTTTTGTAACAGAGATATATTTTGACCCAAACAGTAAGGATACATTTCAAGATAAGCTGTTAAAGGTAGTGAAATCGGAGCGGAAAGAATAG
- the rpsU gene encoding 30S ribosomal protein S21: MSNVIVKENESLDSALRRFKRNCAKAGIQQEIRKREHYEKPSVRRKKKSEAARKRKFN; the protein is encoded by the coding sequence ATGTCAAACGTGATTGTGAAAGAAAACGAGAGTCTTGACAGTGCACTTAGAAGATTTAAAAGAAATTGTGCTAAGGCAGGCATTCAACAAGAAATTCGTAAGAGAGAGCATTACGAGAAGCCAAGCGTAAGACGTAAGAAAAAGTCTGAAGCAGCTAGAAAGCGTAAGTTTAATTAA
- the mobQ gene encoding MobQ family relaxase: MAIYHLSIKIISRGKGKSAVAASAYRSGEKIKNEYDGIVHDFTRKGGIAHTEILLPQNAPQEFSDRGTLWNSVEKIEKSKNSQLAREIEVALPKELDREKQINLVREYVKENFVEVGMCADIALHDKNDGNPHAHILLTMRPLNEDTTWGAKSKKEYILDENGEKVKLKNGNFKTRKIDTVDWNKQDKAEHWRKAWADITNKYLEENSIYDKVDHRSYQRQGIEQIPTIHLGVSASQMEKKGIATDRGNINREIKHQNAILREISRRIKALLNWIRGIGKEEKTENENIKSTFTPKENLLSVFENLIRKNADKNNAGLEKYIESYQLLKEKNITSVSELKESMVTLRDKNYKTTRTIKDTEKKIDEKTQLIDQAEKYLKHKDIYKAYTKLKKNKQDTFYNEHTAEIILFESARKYLKEHLGESKSLNISKLKLEVTALKKEKDSLYSQIIDLRKEVEQAESVRSCIENLQQENREITQAKKQELEL; encoded by the coding sequence ATGGCGATATATCATCTCAGTATCAAAATTATCTCAAGAGGCAAAGGCAAGAGTGCAGTTGCAGCTTCCGCCTATCGAAGTGGCGAAAAGATAAAAAATGAATATGACGGCATAGTCCACGACTTTACAAGAAAAGGCGGAATAGCCCATACTGAAATTCTATTACCACAAAATGCACCACAGGAATTTTCAGACAGAGGAACATTATGGAACAGTGTCGAGAAAATAGAAAAAAGTAAAAACTCACAGCTTGCAAGAGAAATTGAAGTTGCTCTACCTAAAGAATTAGACCGAGAAAAACAAATAAATCTTGTAAGAGAATATGTAAAAGAAAATTTTGTAGAAGTCGGTATGTGTGCCGATATTGCATTACACGATAAAAATGACGGAAATCCACATGCACATATCCTACTAACCATGCGACCACTAAACGAAGATACAACATGGGGAGCAAAATCAAAAAAGGAATATATCCTTGATGAAAACGGAGAAAAAGTAAAACTAAAAAATGGAAATTTCAAAACAAGAAAAATAGATACAGTCGATTGGAACAAGCAAGACAAGGCAGAGCATTGGCGAAAAGCATGGGCAGACATTACAAATAAATATCTTGAAGAAAACAGCATATATGATAAAGTTGACCATCGTTCTTATCAAAGACAGGGCATAGAACAAATACCGACCATTCATTTAGGAGTATCAGCAAGTCAAATGGAAAAGAAAGGCATAGCCACAGACAGAGGAAATATCAACCGAGAAATCAAACATCAAAATGCGATTTTAAGAGAAATCTCAAGAAGAATAAAAGCATTACTAAATTGGATAAGAGGAATAGGCAAAGAAGAAAAAACAGAAAACGAAAATATAAAGTCCACCTTCACACCCAAAGAAAATCTGTTATCAGTTTTTGAAAATCTTATCCGTAAAAATGCAGATAAGAATAATGCAGGCTTAGAAAAATATATTGAGAGTTATCAGCTACTCAAAGAGAAAAATATCACTTCCGTATCTGAACTGAAAGAAAGCATGGTTACTTTAAGAGATAAGAATTACAAGACCACAAGAACTATTAAAGATACCGAAAAGAAGATTGATGAAAAAACACAACTTATCGACCAAGCAGAGAAATATTTGAAGCATAAGGACATCTACAAAGCCTATACCAAACTAAAGAAAAATAAACAGGATACTTTCTACAATGAACATACCGCAGAGATTATTTTATTTGAAAGTGCAAGGAAGTATTTGAAAGAACATTTAGGCGAAAGCAAATCCTTAAATATATCCAAATTGAAATTGGAAGTAACAGCCTTGAAGAAAGAAAAAGATAGTCTGTATTCTCAAATCATAGACCTACGGAAAGAAGTGGAACAAGCTGAAAGTGTTAGAAGCTGTATAGAGAATTTGCAACAAGAAAACAGAGAAATAACACAGGCAAAGAAACAAGAATTAGAGCTATAA
- the msrA gene encoding peptide-methionine (S)-S-oxide reductase MsrA — protein MKKMRAIVEKGRSGVPRPLFLILMTIFLLTGCLVNTAGSVQEVESYHQIDQDMAKQMMTRDDGHVIVDARRQDEYDAGHIPGAILIPNESIEAERPEELPDLDQIILIYCRSGNRSKQAAQKLADMGYTNIYEFGGINTWSGEIVTGETTMEIPENIKTIYLAGGCFWGTQKFFDQFVGVIRTEAGYANGPDEAPTYQDVCNSSGHAETVRVDYDPAVISLTDLLNYYFMVIDPLSVNKQGNDRGIQYRTGIYYTEEDQLPEIEAVYRAEEEKAGARLAVELLPLENFFPAEEYHQKYLDKNPGGYCHIPRSYFDLQQNSAEESADELRVRIGDLAFEVTQHAATEYAFTGEYDDFFEKGLYVDIVSGEPLFTSMDKYSIIPSVAGRRSPGRSRKMLSLRPWTLHMVWSGRKCAAAARIPIWVTCSTMVPASPAGCVIASTRQLLDSFPTMNWKNKGMGSIGSSLSKNNQKSIQEGI, from the coding sequence ATGAAAAAGATGAGAGCAATAGTGGAAAAAGGGCGCTCAGGTGTTCCAAGACCGTTGTTTTTGATTTTGATGACCATTTTTCTTCTGACTGGTTGTTTGGTAAATACTGCCGGTTCAGTGCAAGAGGTCGAGAGCTATCATCAGATCGATCAAGATATGGCAAAGCAGATGATGACCCGGGATGACGGGCATGTGATTGTAGATGCCCGCAGGCAAGATGAATACGATGCAGGCCATATTCCTGGCGCAATTCTAATTCCAAATGAGAGCATTGAAGCGGAGCGGCCGGAAGAACTCCCGGATCTGGATCAGATCATCCTGATTTACTGCCGAAGCGGGAACAGATCCAAGCAAGCAGCGCAAAAGCTTGCGGACATGGGATATACCAACATCTACGAATTCGGCGGGATCAACACCTGGTCCGGAGAGATCGTGACAGGAGAAACTACTATGGAGATACCGGAGAATATAAAAACAATCTATCTTGCAGGCGGCTGCTTCTGGGGAACGCAGAAGTTCTTTGATCAGTTTGTCGGCGTAATCCGAACAGAAGCAGGTTATGCAAACGGACCTGACGAAGCTCCGACCTATCAGGACGTCTGTAACAGCAGCGGGCATGCCGAGACAGTGCGGGTCGACTATGACCCTGCTGTAATTTCTCTGACTGATTTGCTGAATTACTATTTCATGGTGATCGATCCGCTCTCTGTAAACAAACAGGGCAATGATCGAGGCATCCAGTACCGGACGGGGATCTATTATACGGAAGAAGACCAGCTTCCGGAAATCGAAGCGGTTTATCGGGCGGAGGAAGAGAAAGCCGGAGCCAGGCTTGCTGTTGAACTGCTTCCGTTGGAAAACTTCTTCCCCGCAGAAGAGTATCACCAGAAGTATCTGGACAAGAATCCCGGCGGCTACTGCCATATCCCGCGCAGTTACTTTGATCTTCAGCAAAACAGCGCAGAAGAATCTGCAGATGAACTTCGGGTGCGGATCGGCGATTTGGCCTTTGAGGTCACACAGCACGCCGCCACGGAGTACGCCTTCACCGGCGAGTATGACGACTTCTTTGAAAAGGGCCTTTATGTCGACATTGTCAGCGGCGAACCGCTCTTTACATCCATGGACAAGTATAGTATAATTCCGAGTGTGGCTGGCCGGCGTTCACCAGGCCGATCGCGGAAGATGCTGTCACTGAGGCCGTGGACACTTCACATGGTATGGTCCGGACGGAAGTGCGCAGCAGCGGCGCGGATTCCCATCTGGGTCACGTGTTCAACGATGGTCCCCGCGAGTCCGGCGGGCTGCGTTATTGCATCAACTCGGCAGCTCTTAGATTCATTCCCTACGATGAACTGGAAGAACAAGGGTATGGGGAGTATCGGAAGCTCTTTGAGTAAGAATAATCAAAAATCAATACAAGAAGGCATATAG
- a CDS encoding putative polysaccharide biosynthesis protein: MPVKTKKRESNNFLVQGAILAVAGILVRLIGLAYRVPLLRIIGSKGMGYYSTAYNLYAIILLLSSYSLPLAVSKMVSVRIAKNEYRNANKILRAALIYATIVGGIGFVVVFFGADFFASSLYQMPLAKYALQSLAPTIWIMAYLGVLRGYFQGHSTMVPTALSQIFEQIVNAAVSVGAAYYLCEMAVRQAKNGNIKAAYGAAGGTIGTGAGTVIALLIMIVFFFMTANKRAKNIKDDKTSKKERFSTITRILIITVIPVIASTAIYNINSVLDGMVFGQSMKALGLEEETSRLYGIYTGGYLVLVNVPVAIANAMSSSLIPTISRSFSKGEKADVNSKISMVIRFASIVSFPCAIGLAVISVPVMRILFDVAEDAMMASFLMIIGSGVVVLYSVSTVTNAILQGTSLINKPVKNALISLIIHFIILYILLFTFKLNVIGLVFGNIVFALSMCLLNARSIRRNLYYRQEMIRTFLMPFICAGIMGIVVYFVYDITAKFSSSNVILTMVPIFVGAPVYAILLIGTRTISKNEILQMPKGGKIVNILQKVRLLK; this comes from the coding sequence ATGCCGGTAAAAACAAAAAAGAGAGAGTCTAATAATTTTTTGGTGCAGGGAGCCATATTGGCTGTCGCAGGAATTTTGGTTAGACTTATAGGTCTTGCCTACAGGGTACCGCTTCTTAGAATAATAGGAAGTAAAGGTATGGGATATTATTCAACTGCATATAATTTATATGCAATTATTCTTCTTTTGTCCTCATATTCATTACCTTTGGCTGTAAGCAAAATGGTTTCGGTAAGAATTGCAAAAAATGAATATAGAAATGCAAATAAAATACTGAGAGCTGCATTGATTTATGCTACCATTGTGGGTGGTATTGGTTTTGTTGTGGTGTTTTTTGGGGCTGATTTTTTTGCAAGTAGTTTATATCAGATGCCACTTGCAAAATATGCGCTTCAAAGTCTGGCACCGACGATATGGATCATGGCCTATCTTGGAGTGCTTCGAGGATATTTTCAAGGGCATTCAACTATGGTGCCGACTGCACTTTCTCAGATCTTTGAGCAGATAGTAAATGCAGCTGTATCTGTAGGAGCAGCTTACTATTTGTGTGAGATGGCAGTAAGACAGGCTAAAAATGGAAATATTAAGGCTGCATATGGAGCAGCTGGAGGCACAATAGGTACAGGTGCAGGTACAGTTATAGCACTCTTGATAATGATTGTGTTCTTTTTTATGACTGCAAATAAAAGAGCAAAGAATATAAAAGATGATAAAACATCAAAAAAAGAGAGGTTTTCTACAATTACCAGAATACTTATAATTACAGTAATACCAGTGATAGCATCTACAGCTATTTATAATATAAATTCAGTTCTTGACGGAATGGTATTTGGGCAGAGTATGAAAGCTCTGGGACTTGAAGAAGAGACCTCAAGACTTTACGGCATATATACAGGTGGATATTTAGTACTTGTAAATGTTCCTGTAGCCATAGCGAATGCTATGTCTTCATCTCTTATTCCAACTATTTCAAGAAGTTTTAGCAAGGGTGAAAAAGCTGATGTAAATTCAAAGATTTCGATGGTAATCAGATTTGCCTCTATTGTCAGCTTTCCTTGTGCAATAGGACTGGCAGTTATTTCAGTACCTGTAATGAGAATATTGTTTGACGTAGCAGAGGATGCTATGATGGCATCATTTTTGATGATTATAGGTTCAGGTGTAGTAGTATTATATTCTGTTTCGACAGTTACAAATGCTATATTACAAGGAACAAGTCTTATAAATAAGCCGGTTAAGAATGCACTGATATCATTGATAATTCACTTTATTATACTGTATATATTATTATTTACTTTTAAGTTAAATGTGATTGGACTTGTATTTGGAAATATAGTATTTGCATTGTCTATGTGTCTTTTGAATGCAAGAAGTATAAGAAGGAATTTGTATTACAGGCAAGAGATGATAAGAACATTTCTTATGCCTTTTATATGTGCAGGTATAATGGGTATAGTGGTGTATTTTGTATATGATATCACTGCTAAATTCAGTAGCAGCAATGTTATTCTTACAATGGTACCGATTTTTGTTGGAGCACCTGTTTATGCAATACTTTTGATCGGCACAAGAACTATATCAAAGAATGAGATATTGCAGATGCCAAAGGGCGGAAAAATAGTAAATATTTTACAGAAAGTCAGGCTTTTGAAATGA
- a CDS encoding Fic family protein produces the protein MREYRPIFNLSDKMIKLLTEISEEVGRVGVLFSPKVSEKFYKENMIKRIYFSLAIEDSKISLEQVRDIITGECFDHSDLRIVKNLYDVYDMLFRLNPYSISDLLFVHKILLVGFSTETAEFREDRIESDNSRSFENDMVPARFVPGAMRDVFDWYKTSELHPLIKSIIVYSEIEIIQPFAEGSGLISRIWLDLLLCNWKDTFSFLVVEEEIYKRIHEYKGLMYSFSRRKDINGFVEFILEIILNILRKIKVDEKLLEDKMNNVMKPKAPISNTQKEHSINENVFAKRLVDVLGDEILSTNEIMLRLGMNHKPTFRKNYLNPAIEMGMVEMTVPGKPRSKNQRYRKIS, from the coding sequence ATGAGAGAATACAGACCGATTTTTAATTTGAGTGATAAAATGATAAAACTTTTAACAGAGATAAGTGAAGAGGTGGGGAGGGTAGGAGTACTTTTTTCGCCAAAAGTGAGTGAGAAGTTTTATAAGGAAAATATGATTAAAAGAATATATTTTTCACTTGCTATAGAAGATAGTAAGATTTCACTTGAACAGGTAAGAGATATTATCACCGGAGAATGCTTTGATCATAGTGATTTGAGAATAGTAAAGAATCTATATGATGTGTATGATATGTTGTTTAGATTAAATCCTTATTCTATAAGTGATTTACTTTTTGTACATAAGATATTGCTGGTTGGATTTAGTACAGAAACTGCAGAATTTAGAGAGGATAGAATAGAGAGTGATAATAGCAGAAGTTTTGAAAATGATATGGTGCCTGCAAGATTTGTGCCGGGTGCAATGAGAGATGTATTTGATTGGTATAAGACATCAGAATTACACCCGCTTATAAAGAGCATAATAGTATATTCTGAAATTGAAATTATTCAGCCTTTTGCTGAGGGTAGTGGACTCATTTCAAGGATTTGGCTTGATCTATTACTATGTAATTGGAAAGATACTTTTTCATTTCTTGTAGTGGAAGAGGAAATTTATAAAAGAATACATGAATATAAAGGTTTAATGTATAGTTTTAGCAGAAGAAAAGATATTAATGGATTTGTAGAGTTTATACTTGAAATCATACTGAATATACTGAGGAAGATTAAAGTTGATGAAAAATTATTAGAGGATAAAATGAATAACGTTATGAAACCAAAGGCTCCTATAAGTAATACACAGAAGGAACACAGTATAAATGAAAATGTATTTGCAAAAAGACTTGTAGATGTGCTTGGTGATGAAATACTTTCAACCAATGAAATAATGCTTAGATTGGGTATGAATCATAAACCTACATTTAGAAAGAATTATTTAAATCCGGCAATAGAAATGGGGATGGTGGAGATGACTGTACCGGGTAAACCAAGAAGTAAAAATCAAAGATACAGGAAAATATCATAG
- the ybeY gene encoding rRNA maturation RNase YbeY, translating to MTIEISYESKMRLDIPYEDIINRMVLASLDFENCPYEAEVSVTIVDDEEIRSINSEYRGIDKSTDVLSFPFNEFTISGHFDDIEENIDAFNPETGELLLGDIILSTEHIVEQAKEYGHSETRELAFLVVHSMLHLMGYDHMNEEDRIIMEEKQRKILELEGISR from the coding sequence ATGACTATAGAGATAAGCTATGAGTCTAAAATGAGGCTGGATATACCCTATGAAGATATAATTAATAGAATGGTATTGGCATCACTTGATTTTGAGAATTGTCCATATGAAGCGGAAGTTTCTGTGACTATTGTGGATGATGAGGAAATAAGAAGTATAAATAGTGAGTACAGAGGAATAGACAAATCTACAGATGTATTGTCATTTCCTTTTAACGAATTTACTATTTCGGGGCATTTTGATGATATTGAAGAAAATATTGATGCATTTAACCCTGAAACTGGAGAGTTGCTTTTGGGAGACATAATACTTTCTACAGAACACATCGTGGAACAGGCCAAGGAGTATGGACATAGTGAAACTAGAGAACTGGCTTTTTTGGTGGTTCATTCAATGCTTCATCTTATGGGGTATGACCATATGAATGAAGAAGATAGAATTATTATGGAAGAAAAACAAAGAAAAATTTTAGAGCTTGAGGGGATTAGCAGATAA
- a CDS encoding PhoH family protein: MSIIENIIDIPMEHERNVCGEFDVYLKKIERTLKVSMIARDGSIKIIGPKAYVDKAKSVFNNLIELSKRGNQITEQNIDYALSLSFTLEDDKILEIDQDVIARTILGRPIKPKTLGQKQYVDLIREKMIVFGVGPAGTGKTYLAMAMAIQAFKEGSVNRIILTRPAIEAGEKLGFLPGDLQSKIDPYLRPLYDALYQIMGADSFLHNQEKGLIEVAPLAYMRGRTLDNAYIILDEAQNTTPAQMKMFLTRIGFGSKVIVTGDQSQKDLPQGQTSGLDSALKILKNIDDIGICMLTNKDVVRHPLVQKIVEAYDIYEKKNISREDRKKFRK; the protein is encoded by the coding sequence TTGAGTATAATTGAAAATATTATAGATATACCTATGGAACACGAAAGGAATGTCTGTGGTGAGTTTGATGTATATTTGAAGAAAATAGAGAGAACGCTGAAGGTGAGTATGATTGCAAGAGATGGCAGTATAAAAATAATTGGACCTAAGGCGTATGTGGACAAGGCTAAATCTGTTTTCAATAATCTTATAGAACTCTCTAAAAGAGGGAATCAAATTACCGAGCAAAATATAGACTATGCACTTTCGTTGTCTTTTACCTTAGAGGATGACAAGATTCTTGAAATAGATCAGGATGTGATAGCAAGAACTATCCTGGGTAGGCCGATAAAGCCAAAGACTTTGGGGCAAAAGCAGTATGTGGATCTTATAAGAGAGAAAATGATAGTTTTTGGTGTAGGCCCTGCCGGAACCGGAAAGACTTATCTTGCGATGGCAATGGCTATACAGGCTTTTAAAGAAGGAAGTGTAAATAGAATTATACTTACTAGACCTGCTATAGAAGCCGGAGAAAAGCTGGGATTTTTGCCGGGAGACTTGCAAAGTAAGATTGATCCTTATCTAAGACCTCTATATGATGCACTGTATCAGATAATGGGAGCTGACAGTTTCTTACACAATCAGGAGAAAGGGTTGATTGAGGTTGCACCTCTTGCATATATGAGAGGTAGAACCCTTGATAATGCCTATATAATTCTTGATGAGGCACAGAATACCACACCGGCACAGATGAAGATGTTTTTGACTAGAATCGGTTTTGGTTCAAAGGTGATAGTGACCGGAGACCAAAGTCAAAAAGATTTACCGCAGGGACAGACATCTGGACTTGACAGTGCACTTAAAATCTTGAAAAATATAGATGATATAGGAATATGTATGCTTACCAATAAGGATGTGGTGCGTCATCCATTGGTTCAAAAGATAGTGGAAGCTTACGATATATATGAAAAGAAAAATATATCAAGAGAAGATAGGAAAAAATTCAGGAAATAA
- a CDS encoding DUF3847 domain-containing protein: protein MKNIDEKILMAEEEIKQLQNKRKKLISQQKQEERKKRDKRLYEKGAVFESIFNESKDFTKDEFYQLITFPNIKEAINEKILKIMEKREKTEEENIEKQEKVTETEQ from the coding sequence ATGAAAAATATAGATGAAAAAATCTTAATGGCAGAAGAGGAAATTAAGCAGTTACAAAACAAAAGAAAAAAACTCATCAGTCAGCAGAAACAGGAAGAACGAAAGAAAAGAGATAAAAGGCTTTATGAAAAAGGAGCAGTTTTTGAAAGTATCTTTAACGAAAGCAAGGATTTTACCAAAGATGAATTTTATCAGCTAATTACATTCCCAAATATCAAAGAAGCGATAAATGAAAAAATCCTAAAAATCATGGAGAAAAGAGAAAAAACGGAAGAAGAAAACATAGAAAAACAAGAGAAAGTAACGGAAACAGAGCAGTAG
- a CDS encoding alpha/beta fold hydrolase: MIFHEFGDKNFPHILLIHGGGNSWWNYLRQAQMLSDKYHVILPTLNGHGEEYQKDYISTEDSALQIMDYIKNNCDGKLFAVGGVSLGGQIAIELLSLDSDIAHKAIIDGSICIPQPKLARINIVIVKLFGKLMFSKVACKIQLSLMKKMYPNMAYPEEIENYYMEDMPRIPIKTLVTMYQTYMGRYTLKNAITESKAQVLYIYGEKEMSCVKESAKLFKEMHPNCTLYEAKGYNHGYLSAYLPLEWMALVNPFLKNNIY, encoded by the coding sequence ATGATATTTCATGAATTTGGTGATAAAAATTTTCCACATATATTATTGATACATGGCGGAGGTAATTCCTGGTGGAATTATCTTCGGCAGGCTCAAATGTTATCCGATAAATACCATGTAATTTTACCAACACTTAATGGTCATGGAGAAGAATATCAAAAAGATTACATTTCAACTGAAGATTCTGCACTGCAAATTATGGATTATATAAAGAATAATTGTGATGGGAAATTGTTTGCTGTGGGTGGCGTTTCTCTGGGCGGTCAAATTGCAATTGAGTTATTGTCATTAGATAGTGATATAGCTCATAAAGCAATAATAGATGGGAGTATTTGTATTCCTCAACCCAAATTAGCAAGAATTAATATAGTTATTGTAAAGTTATTTGGAAAACTTATGTTTAGCAAAGTAGCATGCAAAATCCAGTTGAGTTTAATGAAAAAAATGTATCCCAATATGGCTTATCCAGAAGAAATAGAAAATTACTATATGGAGGATATGCCAAGGATTCCCATTAAAACATTAGTTACTATGTACCAAACATATATGGGAAGATATACACTTAAAAATGCTATTACAGAAAGTAAAGCACAGGTTTTATATATTTATGGTGAAAAAGAAATGAGTTGCGTTAAGGAGTCGGCTAAGCTATTTAAGGAAATGCATCCCAATTGTACTCTGTATGAAGCTAAAGGTTATAATCATGGATATTTATCAGCTTATCTACCTTTAGAGTGGATGGCTCTGGTTAATCCATTTTTGAAAAACAATATTTATTAA